From one Motacilla alba alba isolate MOTALB_02 chromosome 8, Motacilla_alba_V1.0_pri, whole genome shotgun sequence genomic stretch:
- the C8H1orf112 gene encoding uncharacterized protein C1orf112 homolog isoform X3, whose protein sequence is MSQADPELLLRELDGWDGELCRRELPAVLPRLLSMYEESEDWTEHIRILRILTEMFLPHISLEDVERIFFSKVLPKTLRFFDNLMCELSSKAKGLTSQSTELCSTVRNLLQAVVQLLETLTGCVRYVCSVQELSLQSIRSLPSSVLCVVKSTFTHCKDSESVYYGHLHLISDLLQSMFKETYSLQKQLMELVDLISLGSESTEDDITYMVSVIHTVLEICSVISNMDHALHANTWKFIIKQSLKHHSLLQCHLKHSDILSGLCKDILLSFDSCLQLAEQMKVSEIQEGTDFRLFQKTVKLCRFFANSLVHYTKEFRACLSDSCSQLHQLFLQIYSKFPPSLYAPEILEVHQDEISQVFLMALDPLITQLLPFSPFMERVLSENLGLPPEQQLPQCLLLLTIMDKLSSQPEEVQTLWNTGKSLSLFSALFLSFQQCCGELSLPVCLPLVVSTGQPAVPITLYHYVCVHLCSFIASTLPSHFPQLERALLEAVLGSSMITSLLAVDSWCFLARYGTAELCAHHVNVIAHLVKAWPSDCCQVPALGVLLRRMLFLMAPEHQVEFAHEFPPEEVENLAVWQHVSLRALNPDLRAQVASQLCSAGLARCQQWLSSSRALGGLPPVNTALSVLLAASSSSDAPLEAELKTSVLAVLSQFWSFLQAKQVSDEPCLQKTLCLLLHLSEFFIQALDAQLMTQMFVLQSFLLQLHPPDHVRLAMVDFLSSMGKVFIPQEAQRQVVPQLSCLFASLLADQTWLIHQHALEAFTHFAEETRHEDVVPWCLNSEEAKNKVVNFLAKTRQVEETREARTERLKQERITWSAQVLKVDGELESTGEPVAKRACHPPSEEQYEAAVGTMEGAVEAVKLLLQKGSPPGWLAVKLEALHTAIATLRDSLRA, encoded by the exons ATGTCCCAGGCGGACCCCGAGCTGCTGCTGCGGGAGCTGGACGGCTGGGACGGGGAGCTCTGCCGCCGGGAGCTGCCCGCCGTGCTGCCCCGGCTCCTG TCAATGTATGAAGAATCTGAGGACTGGACTGAGCATATTC gtATTTTGAGGATCCTGACTGAAATGTTTTTGCCGCATATCAGCCTTGAAGACGTGGAAcgaatttttttctcaaaagtaTTACCTAAG ACTCTACGGTTCTTTGATAACTTGATGTGTGAATTATCCAGCAAGGCCAAAGGACTGACCAGCCAGAGTACAGAGTTATGCAGTACTGTGAGGAATCTGCTACAG GCGgtggtgcagctgctggagacGCTGACAGGCTGCGTGCGCTACGTGTGCTCGGtgcaggagctgtccctgcagagcatccGCTCCCTGCCTTCCTCCGTCCTCTGCGTGGTAAAGAGCACCTTCACACACTGCAAG GATAGTGAATCAGTGTACTATGGGCACCTGCACTTAATTTCTGACCTCCTGCAATCCATGTTCAAGGAGACTTACTCCCTTCAGAAACAGCTGATGGAACTGGTTGATCTGATTTCCTTAGGCTCTGAGTCCACTGAAGATGACATCACATATATGGTGTCAG TAATCCACACTGTGCTGGAGATCTGCTCTGTCATTTCCAATATGGACCACGCTCTTCATGCCAATACGTGGAAGTTCATAATCAA GCAAAGCCTGAAGCATCACTCCCTGCTGCAATGCCACCTGAAGCACAGTGACATCCTCAGTGGCCTGTGCAAGgacattcttctttcttttgacTCCTGTTTGCAGCTGGCTGAGCAAATGAAGGTGTCAGAAATACAG GAGGGCACTGACTTCAGGCTGTTCCAGAAGACAGTGAAACTGTGCAGGTTCTTTGCTAACTCCCTTGTACACTACACCAAG GAATTTCGTGCCTGCCTCTCTGATTCCTGTTCTCAGTTACATCAGCTCTTTCTTCAGATATACAG CAAATTTCCTCCCAGTCTTTATGCTCCAGAGATCTTGGAAGTTCATCAAGATGAAATATCCCAGGTTTTTCTTATGGCTCTGGACCCTCTCATcacccagctccttccctttAGTCCTTTCATGGAACGAGTGTTGAGTGAAAATTTAG GTCtccctcctgagcagcagctgccccagtgTCTCCTCCTGCTTACCATCATGGACAAGCTGTCCTCTCAGCCAGAAGAAGTGCAAACTCTCTGGAACACAGGAAAAAG CCTGTCTTTGTTTTCAGCTCTCTTCCTCAGTTTCCAGCAGTGTTGTGGGGAGCTTTCTCTCCCTGTCTGTTTGCCACTGGTGGTCAGTACGGGACAGCCAGCAGTTCCCATCACCCTCTATCACTATGTGTGTGTCCACCTGTGCTCCTTCATTGCTTCCACACTCCCATCACACTTCCCTCAGCTG GAGCGTGCCCTGCTGGAAGCTGTGCTGGGTTCCAGTATGATCACATCTCTGCTAGCAGTGGACTCGTGGTGCTTCCTTGCGCG GTATGgaacagctgagctgtgtgctCACCACGTTAACGTGATTGCCCACTTG GTGAAGGCTTGGCCCAGTGACTGCTGCCAGGTCCCTGCCCTGGGCGTGCTGCTGAGGCGAATGCTGTTCCTGATGGCCCCAGAGCATCAG gtAGAATTTGCTCATGAGTTTCCCCCTGAAGAAGTGGAGAACTTGGCTGTGTGGCAGCACGTGTCCCTCAGAGCCCTGAATCCTGACCTCAGGGCACAAGTGGCATCTCAGCTGTGCTCGGCAGGGCTCGCACGGTGCCAGcagtggctgagcagcagccgTGCCTTGGGAGGGCTCCCACCTGTG aACACTGCCCTGtctgtcctgctggctgcaAGCAGTTCTTCTGATGCCCCTCTGGAGGCAGAGCTCAAGACATCTGTCTTGGCAGTGCTCAGTCAGTTCTggtcttttctccaggctaagcaG GTCTCAGATGAGCCATGTCTCCAGAAGACACTGTGTTTATTGCTTCACCTTTCGGAATTTTTCATCCAAGCATTAGATGCTCAGCTGATGAcccag ATGTTTGTGCTGCAgtcattcctgctccagctgcatccCCCGGATCATGTCCGTCTAGCTATGGTGGATTTTCTGTCTTCCATGGGAAAGGTGTTTATTCCACAAGAAGCACAG AGGCAGGTTGTGCCCCAGCTGTCCTGTCTGTttgcctctctgctggctgaCCAGACCTGGCTGATTCACCAGCACGCACTGGAGGCATTCACACATTTTGCAGAG GAAACAAGACATGAAGATGTTGTTCCTTGGTGCCTTAATTCCGAAGAAGCTAAGAACAAAGTTGTTAATTTTCTGGCTAAG ACAAGGCAGGTGGAAGAGACAAGAGAAGCACGAACAGAACGCCTGAAGCAAGAAAGGATTACCTGGAGTGCACAGGTTTTGAAAGTGGATGGAGAATTGGAGTCAACAGGAGAG CCTGTGGCCAAAAGAGCCTGTCACCCACCCTCTGAGGAGCAGTACGAGGCAGCAGTAGGCACGATGGAGGGAGCAGTGGAGGCTgtgaagctgctgctccagaaaggGTCCCCTCCAGGCTGGCTTGCAGTGAAGCTGGAGGCTCTGCACACAGCCATAGCCACCCTCAGGGACAGCTTGCG agcctga
- the C8H1orf112 gene encoding uncharacterized protein C1orf112 homolog isoform X2 — protein sequence MSQADPELLLRELDGWDGELCRRELPAVLPRLLSMYEESEDWTEHIRILRILTEMFLPHISLEDVERIFFSKVLPKTLRFFDNLMCELSSKAKGLTSQSTELCSTVRNLLQAVVQLLETLTGCVRYVCSVQELSLQSIRSLPSSVLCVVKSTFTHCKDSESVYYGHLHLISDLLQSMFKETYSLQKQLMELVDLISLGSESTEDDITYMVSVIHTVLEICSVISNMDHALHANTWKFIIKQSLKHHSLLQCHLKHSDILSGLCKDILLSFDSCLQLAEQMKVSEIQEGTDFRLFQKTVKLCRFFANSLVHYTKEFRACLSDSCSQLHQLFLQIYSKFPPSLYAPEILEVHQDEISQVFLMALDPLITQLLPFSPFMERVLSENLGLPPEQQLPQCLLLLTIMDKLSSQPEEVQTLWNTGKSLSLFSALFLSFQQCCGELSLPVCLPLVVSTGQPAVPITLYHYVCVHLCSFIASTLPSHFPQLERALLEAVLGSSMITSLLAVDSWCFLARYGTAELCAHHVNVIAHLVKAWPSDCCQVPALGVLLRRMLFLMAPEHQVEFAHEFPPEEVENLAVWQHVSLRALNPDLRAQVASQLCSAGLARCQQWLSSSRALGGLPPVNTALSVLLAASSSSDAPLEAELKTSVLAVLSQFWSFLQAKQVSDEPCLQKTLCLLLHLSEFFIQALDAQLMTQMFVLQSFLLQLHPPDHVRLAMVDFLSSMGKVFIPQEAQRQVVPQLSCLFASLLADQTWLIHQHALEAFTHFAEETRHEDVVPWCLNSEEAKNKVVNFLAKTRQVEETREARTERLKQERITWSAQVLKVDGELESTGEPVAKRACHPPSEEQYEAAVGTMEGAVEAVKLLLQKGSPPGWLAVKLEALHTAIATLRDSLRRA from the exons ATGTCCCAGGCGGACCCCGAGCTGCTGCTGCGGGAGCTGGACGGCTGGGACGGGGAGCTCTGCCGCCGGGAGCTGCCCGCCGTGCTGCCCCGGCTCCTG TCAATGTATGAAGAATCTGAGGACTGGACTGAGCATATTC gtATTTTGAGGATCCTGACTGAAATGTTTTTGCCGCATATCAGCCTTGAAGACGTGGAAcgaatttttttctcaaaagtaTTACCTAAG ACTCTACGGTTCTTTGATAACTTGATGTGTGAATTATCCAGCAAGGCCAAAGGACTGACCAGCCAGAGTACAGAGTTATGCAGTACTGTGAGGAATCTGCTACAG GCGgtggtgcagctgctggagacGCTGACAGGCTGCGTGCGCTACGTGTGCTCGGtgcaggagctgtccctgcagagcatccGCTCCCTGCCTTCCTCCGTCCTCTGCGTGGTAAAGAGCACCTTCACACACTGCAAG GATAGTGAATCAGTGTACTATGGGCACCTGCACTTAATTTCTGACCTCCTGCAATCCATGTTCAAGGAGACTTACTCCCTTCAGAAACAGCTGATGGAACTGGTTGATCTGATTTCCTTAGGCTCTGAGTCCACTGAAGATGACATCACATATATGGTGTCAG TAATCCACACTGTGCTGGAGATCTGCTCTGTCATTTCCAATATGGACCACGCTCTTCATGCCAATACGTGGAAGTTCATAATCAA GCAAAGCCTGAAGCATCACTCCCTGCTGCAATGCCACCTGAAGCACAGTGACATCCTCAGTGGCCTGTGCAAGgacattcttctttcttttgacTCCTGTTTGCAGCTGGCTGAGCAAATGAAGGTGTCAGAAATACAG GAGGGCACTGACTTCAGGCTGTTCCAGAAGACAGTGAAACTGTGCAGGTTCTTTGCTAACTCCCTTGTACACTACACCAAG GAATTTCGTGCCTGCCTCTCTGATTCCTGTTCTCAGTTACATCAGCTCTTTCTTCAGATATACAG CAAATTTCCTCCCAGTCTTTATGCTCCAGAGATCTTGGAAGTTCATCAAGATGAAATATCCCAGGTTTTTCTTATGGCTCTGGACCCTCTCATcacccagctccttccctttAGTCCTTTCATGGAACGAGTGTTGAGTGAAAATTTAG GTCtccctcctgagcagcagctgccccagtgTCTCCTCCTGCTTACCATCATGGACAAGCTGTCCTCTCAGCCAGAAGAAGTGCAAACTCTCTGGAACACAGGAAAAAG CCTGTCTTTGTTTTCAGCTCTCTTCCTCAGTTTCCAGCAGTGTTGTGGGGAGCTTTCTCTCCCTGTCTGTTTGCCACTGGTGGTCAGTACGGGACAGCCAGCAGTTCCCATCACCCTCTATCACTATGTGTGTGTCCACCTGTGCTCCTTCATTGCTTCCACACTCCCATCACACTTCCCTCAGCTG GAGCGTGCCCTGCTGGAAGCTGTGCTGGGTTCCAGTATGATCACATCTCTGCTAGCAGTGGACTCGTGGTGCTTCCTTGCGCG GTATGgaacagctgagctgtgtgctCACCACGTTAACGTGATTGCCCACTTG GTGAAGGCTTGGCCCAGTGACTGCTGCCAGGTCCCTGCCCTGGGCGTGCTGCTGAGGCGAATGCTGTTCCTGATGGCCCCAGAGCATCAG gtAGAATTTGCTCATGAGTTTCCCCCTGAAGAAGTGGAGAACTTGGCTGTGTGGCAGCACGTGTCCCTCAGAGCCCTGAATCCTGACCTCAGGGCACAAGTGGCATCTCAGCTGTGCTCGGCAGGGCTCGCACGGTGCCAGcagtggctgagcagcagccgTGCCTTGGGAGGGCTCCCACCTGTG aACACTGCCCTGtctgtcctgctggctgcaAGCAGTTCTTCTGATGCCCCTCTGGAGGCAGAGCTCAAGACATCTGTCTTGGCAGTGCTCAGTCAGTTCTggtcttttctccaggctaagcaG GTCTCAGATGAGCCATGTCTCCAGAAGACACTGTGTTTATTGCTTCACCTTTCGGAATTTTTCATCCAAGCATTAGATGCTCAGCTGATGAcccag ATGTTTGTGCTGCAgtcattcctgctccagctgcatccCCCGGATCATGTCCGTCTAGCTATGGTGGATTTTCTGTCTTCCATGGGAAAGGTGTTTATTCCACAAGAAGCACAG AGGCAGGTTGTGCCCCAGCTGTCCTGTCTGTttgcctctctgctggctgaCCAGACCTGGCTGATTCACCAGCACGCACTGGAGGCATTCACACATTTTGCAGAG GAAACAAGACATGAAGATGTTGTTCCTTGGTGCCTTAATTCCGAAGAAGCTAAGAACAAAGTTGTTAATTTTCTGGCTAAG ACAAGGCAGGTGGAAGAGACAAGAGAAGCACGAACAGAACGCCTGAAGCAAGAAAGGATTACCTGGAGTGCACAGGTTTTGAAAGTGGATGGAGAATTGGAGTCAACAGGAGAG CCTGTGGCCAAAAGAGCCTGTCACCCACCCTCTGAGGAGCAGTACGAGGCAGCAGTAGGCACGATGGAGGGAGCAGTGGAGGCTgtgaagctgctgctccagaaaggGTCCCCTCCAGGCTGGCTTGCAGTGAAGCTGGAGGCTCTGCACACAGCCATAGCCACCCTCAGGGACAGCTTGCG cagagcctga
- the C8H1orf112 gene encoding uncharacterized protein C1orf112 homolog isoform X1: MSQADPELLLRELDGWDGELCRRELPAVLPRLLSMYEESEDWTEHIRILRILTEMFLPHISLEDVERIFFSKVLPKTLRFFDNLMCELSSKAKGLTSQSTELCSTVRNLLQAVVQLLETLTGCVRYVCSVQELSLQSIRSLPSSVLCVVKSTFTHCKDSESVYYGHLHLISDLLQSMFKETYSLQKQLMELVDLISLGSESTEDDITYMVSVIHTVLEICSVISNMDHALHANTWKFIIKQSLKHHSLLQCHLKHSDILSGLCKDILLSFDSCLQLAEQMKVSEIQEGTDFRLFQKTVKLCRFFANSLVHYTKEFRACLSDSCSQLHQLFLQIYSKFPPSLYAPEILEVHQDEISQVFLMALDPLITQLLPFSPFMERVLSENLGLPPEQQLPQCLLLLTIMDKLSSQPEEVQTLWNTGKSLSLFSALFLSFQQCCGELSLPVCLPLVVSTGQPAVPITLYHYVCVHLCSFIASTLPSHFPQLERALLEAVLGSSMITSLLAVDSWCFLARYGTAELCAHHVNVIAHLVKAWPSDCCQVPALGVLLRRMLFLMAPEHQVEFAHEFPPEEVENLAVWQHVSLRALNPDLRAQVASQLCSAGLARCQQWLSSSRALGGLPPVNTALSVLLAASSSSDAPLEAELKTSVLAVLSQFWSFLQAKQVSDEPCLQKTLCLLLHLSEFFIQALDAQLMTQMFVLQSFLLQLHPPDHVRLAMVDFLSSMGKVFIPQEAQRQVVPQLSCLFASLLADQTWLIHQHALEAFTHFAEETRHEDVVPWCLNSEEAKNKVVNFLAKTRQVEETREARTERLKQERITWSAQVLKVDGELESTGEPVAKRACHPPSEEQYEAAVGTMEGAVEAVKLLLQKGSPPGWLAVKLEALHTAIATLRDSLRIHHPLVCSP, translated from the exons ATGTCCCAGGCGGACCCCGAGCTGCTGCTGCGGGAGCTGGACGGCTGGGACGGGGAGCTCTGCCGCCGGGAGCTGCCCGCCGTGCTGCCCCGGCTCCTG TCAATGTATGAAGAATCTGAGGACTGGACTGAGCATATTC gtATTTTGAGGATCCTGACTGAAATGTTTTTGCCGCATATCAGCCTTGAAGACGTGGAAcgaatttttttctcaaaagtaTTACCTAAG ACTCTACGGTTCTTTGATAACTTGATGTGTGAATTATCCAGCAAGGCCAAAGGACTGACCAGCCAGAGTACAGAGTTATGCAGTACTGTGAGGAATCTGCTACAG GCGgtggtgcagctgctggagacGCTGACAGGCTGCGTGCGCTACGTGTGCTCGGtgcaggagctgtccctgcagagcatccGCTCCCTGCCTTCCTCCGTCCTCTGCGTGGTAAAGAGCACCTTCACACACTGCAAG GATAGTGAATCAGTGTACTATGGGCACCTGCACTTAATTTCTGACCTCCTGCAATCCATGTTCAAGGAGACTTACTCCCTTCAGAAACAGCTGATGGAACTGGTTGATCTGATTTCCTTAGGCTCTGAGTCCACTGAAGATGACATCACATATATGGTGTCAG TAATCCACACTGTGCTGGAGATCTGCTCTGTCATTTCCAATATGGACCACGCTCTTCATGCCAATACGTGGAAGTTCATAATCAA GCAAAGCCTGAAGCATCACTCCCTGCTGCAATGCCACCTGAAGCACAGTGACATCCTCAGTGGCCTGTGCAAGgacattcttctttcttttgacTCCTGTTTGCAGCTGGCTGAGCAAATGAAGGTGTCAGAAATACAG GAGGGCACTGACTTCAGGCTGTTCCAGAAGACAGTGAAACTGTGCAGGTTCTTTGCTAACTCCCTTGTACACTACACCAAG GAATTTCGTGCCTGCCTCTCTGATTCCTGTTCTCAGTTACATCAGCTCTTTCTTCAGATATACAG CAAATTTCCTCCCAGTCTTTATGCTCCAGAGATCTTGGAAGTTCATCAAGATGAAATATCCCAGGTTTTTCTTATGGCTCTGGACCCTCTCATcacccagctccttccctttAGTCCTTTCATGGAACGAGTGTTGAGTGAAAATTTAG GTCtccctcctgagcagcagctgccccagtgTCTCCTCCTGCTTACCATCATGGACAAGCTGTCCTCTCAGCCAGAAGAAGTGCAAACTCTCTGGAACACAGGAAAAAG CCTGTCTTTGTTTTCAGCTCTCTTCCTCAGTTTCCAGCAGTGTTGTGGGGAGCTTTCTCTCCCTGTCTGTTTGCCACTGGTGGTCAGTACGGGACAGCCAGCAGTTCCCATCACCCTCTATCACTATGTGTGTGTCCACCTGTGCTCCTTCATTGCTTCCACACTCCCATCACACTTCCCTCAGCTG GAGCGTGCCCTGCTGGAAGCTGTGCTGGGTTCCAGTATGATCACATCTCTGCTAGCAGTGGACTCGTGGTGCTTCCTTGCGCG GTATGgaacagctgagctgtgtgctCACCACGTTAACGTGATTGCCCACTTG GTGAAGGCTTGGCCCAGTGACTGCTGCCAGGTCCCTGCCCTGGGCGTGCTGCTGAGGCGAATGCTGTTCCTGATGGCCCCAGAGCATCAG gtAGAATTTGCTCATGAGTTTCCCCCTGAAGAAGTGGAGAACTTGGCTGTGTGGCAGCACGTGTCCCTCAGAGCCCTGAATCCTGACCTCAGGGCACAAGTGGCATCTCAGCTGTGCTCGGCAGGGCTCGCACGGTGCCAGcagtggctgagcagcagccgTGCCTTGGGAGGGCTCCCACCTGTG aACACTGCCCTGtctgtcctgctggctgcaAGCAGTTCTTCTGATGCCCCTCTGGAGGCAGAGCTCAAGACATCTGTCTTGGCAGTGCTCAGTCAGTTCTggtcttttctccaggctaagcaG GTCTCAGATGAGCCATGTCTCCAGAAGACACTGTGTTTATTGCTTCACCTTTCGGAATTTTTCATCCAAGCATTAGATGCTCAGCTGATGAcccag ATGTTTGTGCTGCAgtcattcctgctccagctgcatccCCCGGATCATGTCCGTCTAGCTATGGTGGATTTTCTGTCTTCCATGGGAAAGGTGTTTATTCCACAAGAAGCACAG AGGCAGGTTGTGCCCCAGCTGTCCTGTCTGTttgcctctctgctggctgaCCAGACCTGGCTGATTCACCAGCACGCACTGGAGGCATTCACACATTTTGCAGAG GAAACAAGACATGAAGATGTTGTTCCTTGGTGCCTTAATTCCGAAGAAGCTAAGAACAAAGTTGTTAATTTTCTGGCTAAG ACAAGGCAGGTGGAAGAGACAAGAGAAGCACGAACAGAACGCCTGAAGCAAGAAAGGATTACCTGGAGTGCACAGGTTTTGAAAGTGGATGGAGAATTGGAGTCAACAGGAGAG CCTGTGGCCAAAAGAGCCTGTCACCCACCCTCTGAGGAGCAGTACGAGGCAGCAGTAGGCACGATGGAGGGAGCAGTGGAGGCTgtgaagctgctgctccagaaaggGTCCCCTCCAGGCTGGCTTGCAGTGAAGCTGGAGGCTCTGCACACAGCCATAGCCACCCTCAGGGACAGCTTGCG GATACACCACCCACTGGTCTGCTCTCCCTAA